The genomic interval TCCAGCAGGTCGCTATCGATCTCTCGGGTTAATACGCTGTAGACGTCGTCCCTCTCCTTGAGCAGATCAACGATCCGCTTATGTGTTTGTGTATCTTTGGTCTTCTGGATAAAATCCTCCAGGATCTGCCTTTCTCTCATCTCCTTGGAGATCACTTTTTGTTCTTTGAGTTTGCCAGTAGGTTCTTTCTTGTGTTTGGTTTTTCTCTCTGTTTTCTCCTTTGCCTTCAGTCCTTTTTCTTCAGCAGACGTTCCATCCATGCATTCTTTGTAAACAAAACAGTATAAAAACCCGCTGGGTAGAAAACAGGTGTTTCTCCGCAGTCGGGACACCTTTATAAAACTTGAGTGTGTGGTAAGATGATGAATATGTTATCTCTTGAAGACGTTGCAACCGAGATTCGTAGATGTCATCGTTGCGACCTCGCGAACTACCGTACCTGCGTTGTGCCGGGTGAAGGGCCTGCGGATGCAGAGGTTATGTTTATCGGTGAAGCACCCGGGCGTGAGGAGGACCTGAGCGGGCGACCGTTTGTAGGCGCGGCCGGGAAGATACTGGACGGATGGATAAGAGAACTGGGTCTGACTCGTGATAAGGTATTCATTACAAGCGTTATTAAATGTCGTCCGCCTAACAATCGAAAACCCACTCGTGAAGAGGTCTTAGCATGTTCGCCTTACCTGGATATGCAGATACAGGTGATAGACCCTGAGGTAATATTCCTTTTAGGTTCTGTAGCGCTCGGTTATGCCGTTGACAGGTTTAATCTGCCTGTAGAACGTTCTGTTCGGATGAACAGTATTGCCGGCTCGGTGTTTGTCGTGAACGATTTCGTGTTGGGTCGGACAACTCTGGTACCTTTCTATCACCCTGCTTATTTGATATACAATCGAAGAAAAACCGATGAGGTTAACAACCTGTTGAATAAACTACGTGTTCTGATCTGACGTCTTTTGATCTGACAACACACAACATATTCCAGTTGTTCGGCTATTTATAACACTACGAGAAGATAGGGGGATGATTTGAGAAAATAAGAGATGATTCAAGAGAAGGTGCTTCAAGGACCCCGTTCAACAGACGGTGCGTATGCACACATAAGTTTGGAGGTGATCTATCCGCAGGTTCCCCTACGGATACCTTGTTACGACTTAGCCCCCCTCACGGACCCCTGACTCGACACCGGCCGAGACCGGCGCCTCATCAGGAACCCACTTGGGTGACTTGACGGGCGGTGTGTGCAAGGAGCGGGGACGTATTCACCGCGCGTTCCTTACGCGCGATTACTAGGGATTCCAGCTTCACGAGGGCGAGTTCCAGCCCTCGATCCGGACTGAGACCGGGTTTAGGGGATTAGCTTCTCCTTTCGGAGTCGCAACCCATTGTCCCGGCCATTGTATGTCGCGTGTAGCCCGGGGGATTAGGGGCATACTGACCTACCGTCGCCCGCACCTTCCTCCCACTTAACGCGGGCAGTCCCCCTATAGTGCACCCGTCCCGGAGGACGAGTTAGCAAATAGGGGCACGGGTCTCGCTCGTTACCGGACTTAACCGGACACCTCACGGCACGAGCTGACGATGGCCATGCACCACCGCTCAGCGCGTCTGGCAAGATCTTCAGTCTGGCCTTCATCCTGC from Candidatus Micrarchaeota archaeon carries:
- a CDS encoding uracil-DNA glycosylase, producing MNMLSLEDVATEIRRCHRCDLANYRTCVVPGEGPADAEVMFIGEAPGREEDLSGRPFVGAAGKILDGWIRELGLTRDKVFITSVIKCRPPNNRKPTREEVLACSPYLDMQIQVIDPEVIFLLGSVALGYAVDRFNLPVERSVRMNSIAGSVFVVNDFVLGRTTLVPFYHPAYLIYNRRKTDEVNNLLNKLRVLI